Proteins found in one Helicobacter sp. NHP19-003 genomic segment:
- the prfB gene encoding peptide chain release factor 2, producing the protein MDAYQYSELLKELQGKCHNIAQIIKPQELQARLDSLVKEQAHPDFWQDKAAATHTNKEKMRVERLLQAYQKTKEFLDEACELFDLTQEDTHALEQLFEEAPKLAACIQSMEVEVMLSDPNDGLDALVSIQPGAGGTESQDWASMLYRMYLRWAERKGFKVELLDYQEGEEAGIKGVAFSIKGVNVYGYMKNENGIHRLVRISPFNANGKRHTSFASVQVSPEVDDEINIVIEEKDYNMDTYRASGAGGQHVNKTESAVRLTHYATGIVVQCQNDRSQHKNKAMALKMLKSKLYELELRKQQEQNNQEEKSEIGWGHQIRSYVLAPYQQIKDARSEVAYSQVVAILDGDLDQVMQDVLVHKAQTP; encoded by the coding sequence ATGGACGCTTACCAATACAGCGAATTGCTGAAAGAGTTGCAGGGCAAATGCCACAACATCGCCCAAATCATCAAACCACAAGAGTTGCAAGCGCGATTAGACAGTCTTGTTAAAGAGCAAGCCCACCCTGACTTTTGGCAAGACAAAGCCGCAGCCACACACACGAACAAAGAAAAAATGCGTGTAGAGAGATTGTTGCAAGCCTACCAAAAGACCAAGGAATTTTTAGATGAGGCGTGTGAACTCTTTGATCTCACCCAAGAAGACACGCACGCCCTAGAGCAGCTTTTTGAAGAAGCCCCCAAATTAGCGGCGTGTATCCAAAGCATGGAAGTCGAAGTCATGCTAAGCGACCCAAATGATGGTCTAGATGCTTTGGTGAGCATCCAGCCGGGGGCGGGGGGGACAGAGAGTCAAGATTGGGCAAGCATGCTTTATCGCATGTATTTGCGTTGGGCGGAGCGCAAGGGTTTTAAAGTGGAGCTGTTGGACTATCAAGAGGGCGAAGAGGCGGGCATTAAGGGGGTTGCTTTTAGCATTAAGGGGGTGAATGTTTATGGCTATATGAAAAACGAAAACGGCATCCACCGCTTGGTGCGTATCTCACCCTTCAACGCTAATGGCAAGCGGCACACAAGCTTTGCAAGTGTGCAAGTGAGCCCTGAAGTGGACGATGAGATCAACATTGTTATTGAAGAGAAAGACTACAACATGGACACCTACCGTGCGAGCGGGGCGGGCGGACAGCATGTCAATAAAACCGAGTCGGCGGTGCGACTCACCCACTACGCTACAGGGATTGTGGTGCAATGCCAGAATGACCGTAGCCAGCACAAAAACAAGGCCATGGCGTTAAAGATGCTCAAGTCTAAACTCTACGAGCTAGAGTTGCGCAAACAACAAGAGCAGAACAATCAAGAGGAAAAAAGCGAGATTGGCTGGGGACACCAAATTAGGAGTTATGTTTTGGCCCCCTACCAACAAATTAAGGACGCTAGAAGTGAGGTCGCCTATAGCCAAGTGGTGGCGATTTTAGATGGGGACTTGGACCAAGTCATGCAAGATGTTTTGGTACATAAGGCGCAAACGCCTTAA
- the gdhA gene encoding NADP-specific glutamate dehydrogenase — MYADRILKHVESAYPQQVEFRQAVAEILHALTPLLKKEPKYEKNAILERLVEPNRQVFFKIVWADDKGKVQVNRGWRIQFNNALGPYKGGLRFHPSVNASIVKFLGFEQIFKNALTTLNMGGAKGGSDFDPKGKSDAEVMRFCQAYMDELYRHIGALKDVPAGDIGVGAREIGYLFGRYKKLVDSFEGVFTGKNLDWGGSLVRKEATGYGAVYFAQEMLEARKEGLEGKICTVSGSGNVAIYTIEKLWQVGAIPVTISDSGGCVYDKEGINLELLKEIKEVRGGRIEDYAKNKKSAVYTSVKDYKEGTNAVWSVPCFAAFPCATQNELSVLDAKILLQNGCKCVAEGANMPSSPGAMQAFLKAKICYGPSKAANAGGVAVSGLEMAQNASLHPWSFEMVDQKLRTIMRDIFANSSQTAAEFKDPTNLVLGANIAGFRRVAQAMIDQGY; from the coding sequence ATGTATGCGGATCGGATTTTAAAACATGTGGAGAGTGCCTACCCCCAACAGGTGGAGTTTAGACAAGCAGTTGCAGAGATATTGCACGCTTTAACCCCCCTACTCAAAAAAGAGCCCAAGTATGAAAAAAACGCCATTTTGGAGAGATTAGTGGAGCCAAATAGGCAGGTTTTTTTTAAGATTGTGTGGGCGGATGACAAGGGCAAGGTGCAAGTCAATCGGGGGTGGCGGATTCAGTTTAACAATGCCCTAGGTCCTTACAAGGGGGGCTTAAGGTTTCACCCCAGCGTGAATGCGAGCATTGTGAAGTTTTTAGGTTTTGAACAAATCTTTAAAAATGCACTCACCACCCTAAATATGGGTGGGGCCAAGGGGGGGAGCGACTTTGACCCTAAGGGCAAGAGCGACGCGGAGGTCATGCGCTTTTGTCAGGCATATATGGATGAGCTTTACCGCCATATCGGAGCGTTAAAAGATGTACCGGCTGGCGACATCGGCGTGGGGGCTAGGGAGATCGGCTATCTCTTTGGGCGGTATAAAAAGCTCGTGGATAGCTTTGAAGGGGTGTTTACGGGTAAAAACCTAGATTGGGGGGGGAGTTTGGTGCGTAAAGAGGCGACTGGCTATGGGGCGGTGTACTTCGCCCAAGAAATGTTAGAGGCGCGCAAAGAGGGGCTAGAGGGCAAGATTTGCACTGTTTCTGGCAGTGGCAATGTGGCGATCTACACCATTGAAAAATTATGGCAAGTGGGGGCGATTCCTGTAACGATCAGCGACTCTGGGGGTTGTGTTTACGACAAAGAGGGGATCAACTTAGAGCTGTTGAAGGAGATTAAAGAGGTGCGGGGTGGGCGTATTGAAGACTACGCCAAGAACAAAAAAAGTGCGGTCTACACCTCTGTTAAGGATTACAAAGAGGGCACCAATGCAGTGTGGAGTGTGCCCTGTTTTGCAGCCTTCCCCTGTGCCACGCAAAATGAGTTGAGTGTCTTAGATGCAAAAATTTTGCTACAAAATGGCTGTAAATGTGTGGCTGAGGGGGCGAACATGCCCTCAAGTCCTGGAGCGATGCAGGCGTTTTTGAAAGCAAAAATCTGCTATGGACCCAGCAAGGCGGCAAATGCGGGTGGCGTGGCGGTGAGTGGGCTGGAAATGGCGCAAAACGCTAGTTTGCACCCGTGGAGCTTTGAAATGGTGGATCAAAAATTGCGCACAATCATGCGAGACATTTTTGCCAACAGCTCCCAGACCGCCGCTGAGTTTAAAGACCCCACGAATTTGGTTTTAGGCGCAAACATTGCCGGTTTTAGACGCGTTGCCCAAGCGATGATCGATCAAGGGTATTGA
- the rpsU gene encoding 30S ribosomal protein S21: MPGIKVRETDSFDEAYRRFKKQTDRNLVVTECRARRFFESKTEKRKKQKINAKKKILKRLYMLRRYESKL; encoded by the coding sequence ATGCCCGGGATTAAGGTGCGCGAAACAGATAGTTTTGATGAGGCTTATCGGCGTTTTAAGAAACAAACAGACCGCAATTTAGTGGTGACTGAGTGCCGTGCAAGGCGCTTTTTTGAATCCAAAACCGAGAAACGCAAGAAACAAAAAATCAACGCTAAAAAGAAAATCCTTAAACGGCTGTATATGCTAAGACGCTACGAGTCTAAGCTGTAA
- the fabG gene encoding 3-oxoacyl-ACP reductase FabG, whose amino-acid sequence MQFSGQNVLITGATRGIGRAIALLLANYSHKEGGRLKVWINYRSSPESADSLKAEIEGMGGRAALVKFDVTDEKAFVEGIGTIVDADGSLSYLVNNAGIVLDKLALRMKTEEFMQVLDTNLKSVFIGCREALKVMGKQRFGSVVNLSSVIAERGNMGQANYAASKGGILSMTKSFAYEGALRGIRFNAITPGFIDTDMTRLEESVKDAYLKNIPLARLGQPEEVAGAVAFLLSDLSSYITGEVLKVNGGLYM is encoded by the coding sequence ATGCAGTTTAGTGGACAAAATGTCTTGATCACGGGGGCAACTCGGGGGATCGGGCGTGCCATTGCGCTGTTGCTGGCAAATTACAGCCACAAAGAGGGGGGACGCTTGAAAGTGTGGATCAACTACCGCTCTAGCCCCGAAAGTGCCGACAGCTTAAAAGCTGAAATTGAGGGCATGGGTGGCAGGGCCGCTTTGGTGAAGTTCGATGTTACCGATGAAAAGGCGTTTGTTGAGGGGATTGGCACAATCGTGGATGCCGATGGCTCTTTAAGTTATCTGGTTAACAACGCCGGCATTGTGCTGGATAAGTTGGCCTTACGCATGAAAACCGAAGAGTTTATGCAAGTTTTAGACACCAATTTAAAATCTGTCTTCATCGGGTGCCGAGAAGCCTTAAAGGTGATGGGCAAACAGCGCTTTGGGAGTGTGGTGAATCTCTCGTCTGTGATTGCTGAAAGAGGCAATATGGGGCAAGCCAATTACGCTGCCAGCAAAGGGGGGATTTTATCCATGACCAAGTCTTTTGCTTATGAGGGGGCACTGCGGGGCATCCGTTTTAACGCCATCACCCCCGGTTTCATTGACACGGACATGACTCGCTTAGAAGAGAGTGTGAAAGATGCATATTTGAAGAACATCCCCTTAGCCAGACTAGGGCAACCTGAAGAAGTCGCCGGGGCTGTGGCGTTTTTACTCAGCGACCTATCCAGCTACATCACAGGCGAGGTCTTGAAAGTCAATGGCGGCTTGTATATGTAG
- the acpP gene encoding acyl carrier protein, whose protein sequence is MALFEDVQAVIVEQLNVSASQVTEEADFIKDLNADSLDVVELIMALEEKFGIEIPDEQAEKIKTVGDAIRFIQDIKPA, encoded by the coding sequence ATGGCTTTGTTTGAAGATGTGCAGGCAGTGATTGTGGAACAGTTAAATGTGAGTGCTTCGCAAGTTACCGAAGAGGCGGATTTTATCAAGGATTTGAATGCAGACTCGCTTGATGTGGTGGAGCTCATCATGGCTCTTGAAGAAAAATTTGGGATTGAAATCCCCGATGAACAAGCTGAAAAGATCAAAACCGTGGGTGATGCGATCCGCTTCATTCAAGACATTAAACCTGCTTAG
- a CDS encoding beta-ketoacyl-ACP synthase II, whose product MVNALGLNKKDAFSAIVGGKCGVKKITSFDTTGFPVQIAAEITDFDPALVMNLKDVKKAGRFIQLALLAAKEAVLESQILQEGKCPPEWAERMGVSSASGIGGLGNIEANSIYCFDKGPRKVNPFFITSALVNMIGGFVSIEYGFKGPNLSSVTACAAGTHAIIEAYKTIVLEGAERMLVVGAESTICPVGIGGFASIRALSNRNDAPLKASRPFDKERNGFVMGEGAGALVLEEYESAKSRGAPIYAELAGYGESGDACHITAPAPDGEGAYRAMKQALHMASKVGAKVGYVNAHGTSTGYNDLYETIALKNVFGGKENVPPTSSTKGQIGHCLGAAGAIEAVISIMAMQEGVLPPTINQETPDPNCDLDYIPNEARSAKLEAVMSNSFGFGGTNGVVIFKAL is encoded by the coding sequence ATGGTCAATGCCCTAGGACTGAATAAGAAAGATGCCTTCAGTGCCATTGTGGGGGGCAAGTGTGGGGTGAAAAAGATCACCAGCTTTGACACCACCGGCTTTCCCGTGCAGATTGCTGCCGAGATCACCGATTTTGACCCCGCTTTGGTGATGAATTTGAAAGATGTCAAAAAGGCGGGGCGTTTCATACAGCTTGCCCTTTTGGCAGCCAAAGAGGCGGTTTTGGAGAGCCAAATTTTACAAGAGGGCAAATGCCCGCCTGAGTGGGCGGAGCGCATGGGTGTCAGCTCGGCTTCGGGGATCGGGGGGCTTGGCAACATTGAGGCAAACTCCATTTATTGTTTCGACAAAGGCCCGCGCAAGGTCAATCCGTTTTTCATCACTTCGGCTTTGGTGAACATGATCGGGGGCTTTGTGTCGATCGAGTATGGCTTCAAAGGGCCTAATCTCTCCAGTGTTACGGCTTGCGCCGCCGGCACGCACGCCATCATCGAAGCGTATAAAACCATCGTGCTAGAGGGGGCTGAGCGCATGCTTGTGGTGGGGGCAGAGTCCACCATTTGCCCTGTGGGCATCGGGGGATTTGCCTCCATCCGTGCGCTCTCTAACCGCAACGATGCGCCTTTAAAAGCGTCTAGACCCTTTGACAAAGAACGCAATGGCTTTGTGATGGGCGAGGGCGCAGGGGCTTTAGTTTTAGAAGAGTATGAGAGTGCCAAGAGTCGCGGTGCGCCCATTTATGCCGAACTTGCCGGCTATGGTGAAAGTGGGGATGCCTGCCACATCACCGCCCCGGCCCCAGATGGTGAGGGGGCTTACCGCGCCATGAAACAAGCCCTGCACATGGCAAGCAAAGTGGGGGCAAAGGTGGGCTATGTCAATGCGCATGGCACCAGTACCGGCTACAATGACCTTTACGAAACCATCGCGTTGAAAAATGTTTTTGGCGGCAAAGAAAATGTCCCCCCCACTAGCTCCACAAAGGGGCAGATTGGGCATTGCTTGGGTGCAGCGGGGGCGATCGAGGCCGTGATTTCCATCATGGCGATGCAAGAGGGCGTACTGCCCCCCACGATCAACCAAGAAACCCCAGACCCCAATTGCGACCTAGACTACATCCCCAATGAAGCTAGAAGTGCCAAATTAGAAGCAGTGATGAGCAATTCCTTTGGGTTTGGGGGGACCAATGGCGTGGTGATTTTTAAAGCCTTGTAG
- the accA gene encoding acetyl-CoA carboxylase carboxyl transferase subunit alpha, producing MAVYLDFENRIKGLQEDIEMAAIRGDLDAKEILEKRLAKETNSIYSNLTDYQRLQLARHPDRPYAMDYIELILTDRYELFGDRHFRDDRAIVCFVGKIEGVPVVVIAEEKGRGTKNKLMRNFGMPNPEGYRKALKSAKFAEKFNLPILMLVDTAGAYPGLGAEERGQSEAIAKNLQEFAALKVPTISIIIGEGGSGGALAIAVADKLAMLEYAIFSVISPEGCAAILWNDPSKIEVAVKAMKITPLDLKKANLIDDIIVEPERGAHRDKLQASQSIKDYFLQQLPLIQQSDFLTLRYEKLMSLGAFA from the coding sequence GTGGCTGTCTATTTAGATTTTGAAAACCGCATTAAGGGGTTGCAAGAGGACATCGAGATGGCGGCTATTCGGGGGGATCTGGACGCAAAAGAGATTCTAGAAAAACGCCTAGCTAAAGAAACCAACTCCATTTACTCCAACCTCACCGACTACCAGCGCCTGCAACTTGCCCGCCACCCCGACCGCCCCTATGCCATGGACTACATTGAGCTGATTTTAACCGACAGGTACGAACTGTTTGGCGACCGCCACTTTAGGGACGATAGAGCCATTGTGTGCTTTGTGGGCAAAATCGAGGGCGTGCCGGTGGTGGTGATTGCAGAGGAAAAGGGGAGGGGGACTAAGAACAAGCTCATGCGTAACTTTGGCATGCCCAACCCTGAAGGTTACCGCAAGGCCCTAAAAAGCGCAAAATTTGCCGAAAAATTCAATCTGCCTATTTTAATGCTCGTGGATACGGCGGGGGCTTACCCGGGGCTTGGGGCAGAGGAGAGAGGACAGAGCGAGGCGATCGCCAAGAACTTGCAAGAATTTGCCGCCTTGAAAGTCCCCACCATCTCCATCATCATCGGCGAGGGGGGCAGTGGAGGGGCGTTAGCCATCGCCGTAGCGGACAAATTGGCCATGCTTGAGTACGCCATTTTTAGCGTGATCTCTCCCGAAGGTTGCGCGGCGATCCTATGGAACGACCCGAGCAAAATTGAAGTGGCGGTCAAGGCCATGAAAATCACCCCCCTTGACCTCAAAAAAGCTAACCTCATAGACGACATCATTGTGGAGCCTGAAAGGGGCGCGCACCGCGACAAGCTGCAGGCCAGCCAATCCATTAAAGACTACTTCTTGCAACAACTCCCCTTGATCCAGCAGAGCGACTTTCTCACCCTACGCTATGAAAAACTCATGTCCCTTGGGGCGTTTGCTTAA
- a CDS encoding thiamine-phosphate pyrophosphorylase — protein sequence MRVAEDAMRYLCNHRDLALRLKQIRHQATEIFIQNGVDFLWLYTQRDSQNDILKPHDNPPKEPSSLSMLQANFKRAQESARVLEECFKYLNPANPNAPNFKTLRYALYTLEKECVALLNDLPKSGFSSVE from the coding sequence GTGCGGGTGGCAGAGGATGCCATGCGCTACCTTTGCAACCACCGAGATTTAGCCCTCCGTTTGAAACAGATCCGCCACCAAGCCACCGAGATTTTCATCCAAAATGGTGTTGATTTTTTATGGCTCTACACCCAGCGAGACAGTCAAAACGACATTTTAAAGCCCCACGACAATCCCCCCAAAGAACCCTCAAGCCTAAGCATGTTGCAAGCCAACTTCAAAAGAGCGCAAGAAAGCGCGCGGGTGTTAGAAGAGTGCTTTAAATACCTAAATCCTGCAAACCCTAACGCCCCAAACTTTAAAACTTTGCGCTATGCCCTCTACACCCTTGAAAAAGAGTGTGTGGCTTTGTTAAACGATTTACCAAAGAGTGGCTTTTCTAGCGTAGAATGA
- a CDS encoding Bax inhibitor-1/YccA family protein: MALYDRQMHESVSSSYAEQNETALVNFVKTTYKFFAASLLLATIGALIGMMHFQVVVQYKWAFFIGEIAAFFGLMFTRKMPTVNLLMLFAFAFLSGITLVPLLGFVIARSGANAIWQALGMTTIVFGVMSIYAIKTKNDLANMGKMLFIAVIVVMVASLINIFLGSPMMQVAIAGVCVVLFSLFVAYDTQNIIRGLYESPVEAAVALYVDFLNIFVSLLQIMGIMGGRND; this comes from the coding sequence ATGGCTTTGTATGACAGACAGATGCACGAGAGCGTGTCTTCGTCCTATGCCGAACAGAACGAAACCGCTTTAGTCAATTTTGTCAAAACCACTTATAAATTTTTCGCCGCTAGCCTACTTTTAGCCACCATCGGTGCGCTGATTGGCATGATGCACTTTCAGGTGGTTGTCCAGTATAAATGGGCGTTTTTCATCGGCGAAATCGCCGCTTTCTTTGGGCTCATGTTCACCCGCAAAATGCCCACGGTGAACTTGCTCATGCTCTTTGCCTTTGCCTTTTTGTCGGGCATCACCCTCGTGCCTTTGCTAGGCTTTGTGATCGCCCGCTCAGGGGCGAATGCCATTTGGCAAGCCCTTGGCATGACCACCATCGTTTTTGGTGTGATGAGCATTTACGCCATTAAAACCAAGAACGATCTCGCCAACATGGGCAAGATGCTTTTCATCGCCGTGATTGTAGTGATGGTTGCCTCTTTGATCAACATTTTCTTAGGTTCGCCCATGATGCAAGTAGCGATTGCGGGCGTGTGTGTGGTGCTCTTCAGCCTCTTTGTGGCTTACGACACCCAAAACATCATCAGGGGGCTTTATGAGAGTCCCGTAGAGGCGGCTGTGGCGTTGTATGTGGACTTCTTAAACATCTTTGTGTCCCTCTTGCAAATCATGGGCATCATGGGGGGGCGCAACGACTGA
- a CDS encoding type I glyceraldehyde-3-phosphate dehydrogenase gives MVVAINGFGRIGRCVARILCAEYPGVLALINDPANLETLSYLFQHDSVHGLYSKEVQNHKGQLIVDHQKILFRACKDPQDLDLSGVDVLLETSGHFCAPKALEVFKERGAKKVILGAPFEPHTAPLASKATFVWGVNHKNYANEPILSNASCTTNALAPICMLLDRCFGIESALLTTIHSYTKGQALVDGALSSDKRRSRAAHNIVPTTTRAAKALYLVLPNLEGKMHGRSVRVPTMDVSMVDLSVQLEKAASTGELIALFKEASQTELKGILEVDGHHKVSSDIVGNAASCVVVEDMLFSLGKHAKIMAWYDNEWAYAKRLVDMAFYVCG, from the coding sequence TTGGTGGTTGCGATCAATGGGTTTGGGCGGATCGGACGGTGTGTGGCACGCATTTTATGTGCTGAGTACCCCGGGGTTTTGGCGCTCATTAACGACCCCGCAAATTTAGAAACTCTGTCCTATCTCTTCCAACACGACAGCGTGCATGGGCTTTACTCAAAAGAGGTGCAAAATCACAAGGGGCAGCTTATTGTAGACCATCAAAAAATCCTCTTTAGGGCGTGTAAAGACCCCCAAGATTTGGATTTATCGGGGGTGGATGTACTCTTAGAAACTTCGGGGCATTTTTGCGCCCCAAAGGCATTGGAGGTGTTTAAAGAGAGGGGGGCGAAAAAGGTCATTTTAGGCGCGCCCTTTGAGCCACACACCGCCCCCTTAGCCAGCAAGGCAACTTTTGTTTGGGGGGTGAATCATAAAAACTATGCAAATGAACCCATCCTTTCTAACGCTTCTTGCACCACAAACGCCCTAGCCCCCATTTGCATGCTTTTAGACAGGTGTTTTGGCATTGAAAGCGCATTGCTCACAACCATACACAGTTATACCAAGGGGCAGGCTCTCGTGGATGGTGCGCTAAGTAGCGATAAACGCCGCAGCCGTGCTGCCCACAACATTGTTCCCACGACCACAAGAGCGGCCAAGGCTCTTTATCTTGTCTTGCCGAATTTGGAGGGCAAAATGCATGGACGGAGTGTGCGGGTGCCGACCATGGATGTGTCTATGGTGGATTTGAGCGTGCAATTAGAAAAGGCCGCAAGCACGGGGGAGTTGATCGCCCTTTTTAAAGAGGCAAGCCAAACGGAGCTAAAAGGCATTTTGGAGGTGGATGGCCACCATAAAGTGAGCAGCGACATTGTCGGCAATGCGGCAAGCTGTGTGGTGGTGGAAGACATGCTTTTTAGCTTAGGCAAGCACGCCAAAATCATGGCGTGGTATGATAATGAGTGGGCGTATGCCAAACGCCTTGTGGATATGGCGTTTTATGTGTGTGGCTAG
- a CDS encoding FAD-dependent oxidoreductase → MQFAYDLVVIGFGKGGKTLAAAATKLGKRVALIEKSKEMYGGTCINVGCIPSKTLLHLATHKKGASGYKEAIEAKNKMVAFLRQKNYEALLDAKVQVIDGTASFKDSHTLMLYHNDSCQEISAHHIVINTGSIPTTPKVPIHSNKVYDSTSLMQLTTLPTHLVVIGGGYIGLEFASMFNLFGRTSNKHTTKVSVLVRGHQFLPKEDPIFSQSIHQSLSQKGVQILNNATLNAIEDDCVHYTQDKQAKTLKADAILLATGRVPNTASLQLERAGIQLGAQQEVLTNEFLVANPHNEGNIYAIGDAKGGAMLTTYASLDDYRIVYDHLFGAKKRTIHNRNVFPEVLYIETPYSHVGLRAHEVKDRAYCTHNLKTAAIPGAMVLEDTTGLLQVLVEEHTECILGASLHCPLSYEYINLFSLAMNQNLSFSTLKDMVYTHPSMMESLNTL, encoded by the coding sequence ATGCAATTTGCATATGATTTGGTTGTGATCGGGTTTGGCAAGGGGGGCAAGACTCTAGCCGCTGCTGCCACCAAGCTAGGCAAAAGGGTTGCCCTCATTGAAAAGAGCAAGGAAATGTATGGGGGCACTTGCATCAATGTCGGTTGCATCCCCTCTAAAACCCTCTTGCACTTAGCGACTCATAAAAAGGGGGCGAGTGGCTACAAAGAAGCCATAGAAGCCAAAAATAAAATGGTCGCCTTTTTACGCCAAAAGAATTACGAAGCCCTGCTAGATGCAAAGGTGCAGGTGATTGACGGCACAGCAAGCTTTAAAGACAGCCACACCTTGATGCTTTACCACAACGACAGCTGCCAAGAAATCAGTGCGCACCACATTGTTATCAATACAGGCTCAATCCCCACCACCCCCAAAGTACCAATCCACTCAAATAAAGTCTATGACAGCACCTCTTTAATGCAATTAACAACCTTGCCCACGCATTTGGTCGTGATAGGCGGAGGGTACATCGGCTTAGAATTTGCTAGCATGTTTAATTTATTCGGGCGCACTTCTAACAAACACACCACCAAAGTGAGCGTGCTTGTGCGTGGCCATCAATTCTTGCCCAAAGAAGACCCCATTTTTAGCCAAAGCATCCATCAATCCTTGAGCCAAAAGGGGGTGCAAATCCTAAATAATGCCACTTTAAACGCCATTGAAGACGATTGCGTGCATTACACCCAAGACAAACAAGCCAAAACCCTCAAGGCCGATGCGATCTTGCTCGCCACGGGGCGTGTGCCCAACACCGCCTCCTTGCAACTTGAACGCGCGGGCATCCAACTAGGTGCACAACAAGAAGTCTTGACAAATGAGTTTTTAGTGGCAAACCCCCATAATGAAGGCAATATTTACGCCATCGGCGATGCCAAAGGGGGGGCGATGCTCACCACTTACGCCAGCTTGGACGATTACCGCATTGTTTACGACCACCTTTTTGGCGCAAAAAAACGCACCATACACAACCGCAATGTCTTCCCCGAAGTGCTTTACATTGAAACCCCTTACAGCCATGTAGGCTTGAGGGCGCACGAGGTCAAAGACAGGGCTTACTGCACCCATAACCTCAAAACGGCGGCAATCCCCGGGGCAATGGTTCTAGAAGACACCACAGGACTATTGCAAGTCTTGGTTGAAGAACACACAGAGTGCATTTTGGGGGCGAGTTTGCACTGCCCTCTCTCTTACGAGTACATCAACCTCTTTAGCCTTGCCATGAATCAAAATTTAAGCTTTTCTACCCTCAAGGACATGGTCTACACCCACCCCTCCATGATGGAGAGCCTAAACACTCTCTAG
- a CDS encoding YdcH family protein, whose amino-acid sequence MFHEYREEIKELSNKNPHFHKIFEEHNALDDEITTLEAHNTDELKVVALKKKKLHLKDEIYRMIQEHKGAN is encoded by the coding sequence ATGTTCCACGAATACCGGGAGGAAATCAAAGAACTCAGCAATAAAAACCCCCATTTCCACAAAATTTTTGAGGAACACAACGCTCTAGATGATGAGATCACCACTTTAGAGGCGCACAACACCGATGAGCTCAAAGTTGTTGCTCTCAAAAAGAAAAAGTTGCACTTAAAAGATGAAATCTACCGCATGATTCAAGAGCACAAGGGTGCAAACTAG
- a CDS encoding J domain-containing protein — protein MYAKTTIYIKKHFPEHVKFKHTLILLEKMSLKKAYLLNRLLYAKYALHPFNSPDMFDLLLEKILSNAHLPVVFKESYTPKIKTKPLLALVPKVEIQAIYMHSRLVFYYTHFLAREFLHSLFAPFILLETPFKDKSNKRDFLHETHAHLDALQVLMALKNPHFKYAYIQFIYPTQKLFLTKQEELILKALRTLGLGVMHSKEEIKHRYLELAKLYHPDTASSTKPPHRNIRKQRFLEVMEAYKILKNL, from the coding sequence TTGTATGCTAAAACGACCATTTACATTAAAAAACACTTCCCCGAGCATGTCAAATTCAAGCACACCTTGATTTTGCTCGAAAAAATGAGCCTCAAAAAAGCCTACTTATTAAACCGCTTGCTTTACGCCAAATACGCCCTACACCCTTTTAACTCCCCCGACATGTTTGACCTCTTATTGGAGAAAATCCTAAGCAACGCCCACTTGCCCGTGGTGTTTAAAGAGAGCTACACCCCAAAAATCAAGACTAAACCCCTCTTGGCCCTTGTACCAAAGGTGGAGATTCAGGCCATTTACATGCACTCCAGATTGGTATTTTACTACACGCATTTTTTGGCTCGGGAGTTCTTGCATAGCTTGTTTGCCCCCTTTATTTTGCTGGAAACCCCCTTTAAGGATAAAAGCAATAAAAGGGATTTTTTGCATGAAACCCACGCCCATTTGGATGCGTTGCAGGTGTTGATGGCGTTGAAAAATCCGCATTTCAAGTACGCCTATATACAATTCATCTACCCCACACAGAAGCTTTTTTTGACAAAACAAGAAGAATTGATTTTAAAAGCCTTGCGTACGCTAGGCTTAGGGGTGATGCACTCCAAAGAAGAGATCAAGCACCGCTACTTGGAGCTGGCAAAACTCTACCACCCAGACACCGCCTCCTCCACAAAGCCCCCCCACCGCAACATCCGCAAGCAACGGTTTTTGGAAGTGATGGAAGCTTATAAAATCCTCAAAAACTTGTAG